Proteins co-encoded in one Streptomyces sp. NBC_01283 genomic window:
- the dnaA gene encoding chromosomal replication initiator protein DnaA has translation MADVPADLAAVWPRVLEQLLGEGRGHGVDAKDERWIKRCQPLALVADTALLAVPNEFAKGVLEGRLAPIVSESLSRECGRPIRIAITVDDSVGDPMDRPTPPAPPLQHQPGQHQSGQQQQQRYEEPEQHPGPGQGHEPYDNYGRRTPDEHSPGRGPDQLPTARPAYPDYQRPGPSAWPQQQPQQQDDYGWQQPRLGFPERDPYASPQQPQHDYRSQPPQGHSPYDQHRQDRQERQDRQDQQDRHDRHERRERHDQSPGSGGHDPRGGGHGNGHGVHGSGTPGPLAAQPAPASAPGEPTARLNPKYLFDTFVIGASNRFAHAAAVAVAEAPAKAYNPLFIYGESGLGKTHLLHAIGHYARSLYPGTRVRYVSSEEFTNEFINSIRDGKGDTFRKRYREMDILLVDDIQFLASKESTQEEFFHTFNTLHNANKQIVLSSDRPPKQLVTLEDRLRNRFEWGLITDVQPPELETRIAILRKKAVQEQLNAPPEVLEFIASRISRNIRELEGALIRVTAFASLNRQPVDLGLAEIVLKDLIPGGEDAAPELTAPAIMAATADYFGLTVDDLCGSSRSRVLVTARQIAMYLCRELTDLSLPKIGAQFGGRDHTTVMHADRKIRALMAERRSIYNQVTELTNRIKNG, from the coding sequence GTGGCTGACGTACCTGCCGATCTTGCCGCAGTGTGGCCACGAGTTCTGGAGCAGCTGCTGGGTGAGGGGCGGGGGCACGGTGTAGACGCGAAGGACGAGCGCTGGATCAAGCGCTGCCAGCCACTGGCGCTGGTCGCCGATACCGCTCTGCTGGCCGTACCGAACGAATTCGCCAAGGGCGTACTCGAAGGGCGCCTCGCACCGATCGTCAGTGAATCGCTGAGCCGCGAGTGCGGCCGACCGATCCGTATCGCCATCACGGTGGACGACTCGGTCGGCGACCCCATGGACAGGCCCACCCCGCCGGCGCCGCCGCTCCAGCACCAGCCCGGCCAGCATCAGTCCGGCCAGCAACAGCAGCAGCGCTACGAGGAGCCCGAGCAGCACCCGGGCCCCGGTCAGGGCCACGAGCCGTACGACAATTACGGCCGCCGCACCCCGGACGAGCACTCCCCGGGCCGCGGACCCGACCAGCTGCCCACCGCCCGCCCGGCGTACCCCGACTACCAGCGCCCCGGGCCCAGCGCCTGGCCGCAGCAGCAGCCCCAGCAGCAGGACGACTACGGCTGGCAGCAGCCGCGGCTCGGCTTCCCCGAGCGGGACCCGTACGCGAGCCCTCAGCAGCCGCAGCACGACTACCGCTCGCAGCCGCCGCAGGGGCACTCCCCGTACGACCAGCACCGGCAGGACCGGCAGGAGCGCCAGGACCGGCAGGATCAGCAGGACCGCCACGACCGTCACGAAAGACGCGAGCGTCACGACCAGTCCCCGGGCTCCGGCGGCCACGACCCCAGGGGCGGCGGCCACGGAAACGGCCACGGCGTCCATGGCAGCGGCACCCCCGGCCCACTGGCCGCGCAGCCGGCGCCCGCGTCGGCCCCCGGCGAACCCACCGCGCGCCTGAACCCCAAGTACCTCTTCGACACCTTCGTCATCGGTGCCTCGAACCGCTTCGCGCACGCGGCGGCCGTCGCCGTCGCCGAGGCGCCCGCCAAGGCCTACAACCCCCTCTTCATCTACGGGGAGTCCGGGCTCGGCAAAACGCATCTTCTGCACGCGATCGGGCACTACGCCCGCAGCCTCTACCCCGGCACGCGCGTGCGCTACGTGAGCTCCGAGGAGTTCACGAACGAGTTCATCAACTCCATCCGCGACGGCAAGGGCGACACCTTCCGCAAGCGGTACCGCGAGATGGACATCCTGCTCGTCGACGACATCCAGTTCCTCGCGAGCAAGGAGTCGACGCAGGAGGAGTTCTTCCACACCTTCAATACGCTCCACAACGCGAACAAGCAGATCGTGCTCTCCAGTGACCGGCCGCCCAAGCAGCTGGTCACCCTGGAGGACCGGCTGCGCAACCGCTTCGAGTGGGGACTGATCACCGACGTCCAGCCGCCCGAGCTGGAGACGCGTATCGCCATCCTTCGTAAGAAGGCGGTGCAGGAGCAGCTCAACGCCCCGCCCGAGGTCCTGGAGTTCATCGCGTCCCGCATCTCACGCAACATCCGTGAGCTCGAGGGCGCGCTGATCCGGGTCACGGCCTTCGCCTCGCTCAATCGACAGCCGGTGGACCTGGGCCTGGCGGAGATCGTCCTCAAGGACCTGATCCCCGGCGGTGAGGACGCCGCCCCGGAGCTCACCGCGCCGGCCATCATGGCCGCGACCGCGGACTACTTCGGACTGACCGTGGACGACCTCTGCGGATCCTCCCGCAGCCGCGTCCTGGTGACGGCGCGCCAGATCGCGATGTACCTCTGCCGCGAGCTCACGGACCTCTCGCTGCCCAAGATCGGCGCTCAGTTCGGCGGCCGCGACCATACGACGGTCATGCACGCGGACCGCAAGATCCGCGCGCTGATGGCCGAGCGGCGCTCGATCTACAACCAGGTCACCGAGCTCACCAACCGCATCAAGAACGGCTGA
- the dnaN gene encoding DNA polymerase III subunit beta has translation MKIRVERDVLAEAVAWAARSLPARPPAPVLAGLLLKAEEGALSLSSFDYEVSARVSVDAEIDDEGTVLVSGRLLADICRALPNRPVEISTDGVRATVVCGSSRFTLHTLPVEEYPALPQMPTATGTVPGEVFASAAAQVAIAAGRDDTLPVLTGVRIEIEGDTVTLASTDRYRFAVREFLWKPENPEASAVALVPAKTLLDTAKALTSGDTVTLALSGSGAGEGLIGFEGAGRRTTTRLLEGDLPKYKTLFPTEFNSIAVIETAPFVEAVKRVALVAERNTPVRLSFEQGVLILEAGSSDDAQAVERVDAQLEGDDVSIAFNPTFLLDGLSAIDSPVAQLSFTTSTKPALLSGRPAVDAEADEAYKYLIMPVRLSG, from the coding sequence GTGAAGATCCGGGTGGAACGCGACGTACTCGCAGAGGCGGTGGCGTGGGCGGCGCGCAGTCTCCCGGCCCGGCCACCGGCACCTGTCCTGGCGGGACTGCTGCTGAAGGCCGAGGAAGGCGCACTCAGCCTCTCCAGCTTCGACTACGAGGTCTCGGCGCGTGTCTCCGTAGACGCCGAGATCGACGACGAGGGCACGGTCCTCGTCTCCGGCCGGTTGCTCGCCGACATCTGCCGCGCCCTTCCCAACCGTCCGGTGGAGATCTCCACAGACGGTGTGCGGGCCACGGTGGTCTGCGGCTCCTCGCGATTCACACTCCACACGCTTCCTGTGGAGGAGTACCCCGCGCTGCCGCAGATGCCCACCGCGACCGGCACGGTCCCCGGTGAGGTCTTCGCCTCCGCCGCCGCCCAGGTGGCCATCGCCGCGGGCCGCGACGACACGCTGCCCGTCCTGACCGGCGTACGCATCGAGATCGAGGGCGACACCGTCACGCTGGCCTCCACCGACCGCTACCGCTTCGCGGTCCGCGAGTTCCTGTGGAAGCCGGAGAACCCCGAGGCGTCCGCGGTCGCCCTGGTGCCCGCCAAGACGCTCCTGGACACCGCCAAGGCGCTCACGAGCGGCGACACGGTCACCCTGGCGCTGTCCGGCTCCGGTGCCGGTGAGGGCCTGATCGGCTTCGAGGGCGCAGGCCGGCGTACGACCACGCGTCTCCTCGAGGGCGACCTGCCGAAGTACAAGACGCTCTTCCCCACGGAGTTCAACTCGATCGCGGTCATCGAGACCGCCCCGTTCGTCGAGGCCGTGAAGCGCGTGGCCCTGGTGGCCGAGCGGAACACTCCGGTCCGGCTCAGCTTCGAGCAGGGCGTGCTGATCCTGGAGGCCGGCTCCAGCGACGACGCACAGGCTGTGGAGAGGGTCGACGCCCAGCTCGAGGGCGACGACGTCTCGATCGCCTTCAACCCGACGTTCCTGCTCGACGGCCTGAGCGCGATCGACTCCCCGGTCGCCCAGCTGTCGTTCACGACGTCGACGAAGCCCGCACTCCTGAGCGGCAGGCCGGCCGTGGACGCGGAGGCCGACGAGGCCTACAAGTACCTGATCATGCCGGTACGTCTGAGCGGCTGA
- the rnpA gene encoding ribonuclease P protein component: MLPTEHRLRRREDFATAVRRGRRAGRPLLVVHLRSGATDPHAPGESVPPTRAGFVVSKAVGGAVVRNKVKRRLRHLMRDRVALLPPGSLVVVRALPGSGDAAHAQLAQDLDAALQRLLGGGAR; encoded by the coding sequence GTGCTGCCTACCGAGCATCGGCTGAGGCGGCGCGAAGACTTCGCGACCGCGGTACGCCGAGGACGACGGGCCGGACGCCCGCTTCTCGTCGTCCATCTACGTAGCGGTGCAACGGACCCGCACGCGCCTGGGGAGAGCGTTCCCCCGACGCGTGCGGGTTTCGTCGTGAGCAAGGCCGTTGGCGGAGCCGTCGTACGCAACAAGGTGAAGCGCAGGCTTCGCCATCTGATGCGTGACCGGGTGGCTCTGCTGCCCCCCGGTAGCCTGGTAGTCGTACGAGCGTTGCCCGGATCGGGCGACGCCGCCCATGCACAGCTGGCCCAAGACCTGGACGCCGCCCTTCAGCGGCTGCTGGGAGGGGGCGCTCGATGA
- the yidD gene encoding membrane protein insertion efficiency factor YidD, with protein sequence MKYPLLALIKLYQWTISPLLGPVCKYYPSCSRYGYLAIDRHGAIKGTALTAWRILRCNPWSLGGVDHVPPRKRPRWHEMLRTMWRERKGGPSAAGVPSGEIAPDTPSPAAETPSHAQGA encoded by the coding sequence ATGAAGTACCCACTGCTGGCTCTGATCAAGCTGTACCAGTGGACGATCAGTCCGCTGCTTGGTCCGGTGTGCAAGTACTACCCGTCGTGTTCCCGCTACGGCTATCTGGCCATCGACCGACACGGTGCGATCAAGGGAACGGCGCTCACTGCCTGGCGCATCCTTCGGTGCAATCCGTGGTCGCTCGGTGGTGTCGACCATGTCCCGCCGCGCAAGCGACCGCGGTGGCACGAGATGCTGCGCACCATGTGGCGCGAACGCAAGGGCGGGCCCTCCGCCGCTGGCGTGCCCTCCGGGGAGATCGCCCCGGATACCCCGAGCCCGGCCGCCGAGACCCCGTCCCATGCTCAAGGAGCCTGA
- the rpmH gene encoding 50S ribosomal protein L34, with translation MSKRTFQPNNRRRAKTHGFRLRMRTRAGRAILANRRGKGRASLSA, from the coding sequence GTGAGCAAGCGCACCTTCCAGCCGAACAACCGCCGTCGTGCCAAGACCCACGGCTTCCGCCTGCGGATGCGCACCCGTGCCGGCCGCGCGATTCTCGCGAACCGTCGTGGCAAGGGTCGCGCCAGCCTTTCCGCCTAA